The sequence below is a genomic window from Glandiceps talaboti chromosome 14, keGlaTala1.1, whole genome shotgun sequence.
gttggaacagcagagacttgtattatacaCCGTGGTGTGTTAAGAACTGTTTATGGCCTCTTCATGTGTACATAAGACGCCACGGAACTggacatttgtttgtgaatgtgaactattatgtaaagtggccattaaactgttcttatcaaattgGGATGTAATGCAAATGACAagcaagtctctgtacttccaacatgctgtaccaagtgttaatccaattcatttgtccatggtttgatgtcggcagttgtaattgtaaagcgctctaagcacaaagtgggaaagcgctatataaaaaccaacattattacattttggGGACttttgatgtttacaaaacAATCTTGATTATAGGGGGCTTAGATTGACACAACAGAGGCATGGCTCTCACCTACTTAATATGtaaatctaccacatcaaacaacagCTATAGTTTCAGTTTATGTCTGTAGCTGAAACCTCCATTGCCACTGTTCTATGAGGTTTATCACAGATACAcagaataatttgaaatttagtCGACTCATGACCCTTGAATATTTTcttatgaaaaatatttattctcAAAGTTGCTGTATTGATAAGACAAGGGaaataattgcaattttgatttgaactttCAGATTGCACAAGAAGATGAGAACCAGAAAACCGTATGTTGTCTATGCTGTGCATCTGGACCAATTATAATGACAGCTACTATTGATAGAAAAGGTTATGTTCCAGGGGATACTATAATAACTGGTGTTGATATCAGCAATAAAAGTTCTAGAAGTATTCATAATACGACAGCAACTCTTGTACAGGTAGTGTAATCTTATAATACTCTCCAGGTACAGTAATGTAACTAAACAATACAATCCTGGTACAGTAATGTaactatacaatactatcctGGTACAGTAATGTAACTAAACAATACTATCCAGGTACAGTAATGTAACTAAACAATACTATCCTGGTACAGTAATGTAACTAAACAATACAATCCTGGTACAGTAATGTAACTAAACAATACTATCCTGGTACAGTAATGTAACTAAACAATACTATCCAGGTACAGTAATGCAACTAAACAATACTATCCTGGTACAGTAATGTAACTAAACAATACTATCCAGGTACAGTAATGTAACTAAACAATACTATCCTGGTACAGTAATGTAACTAAACAATACTATCCAGGTACAGTAATGTAACTAAACAATACTATCGTGGTACAGTAATTAACATAGCAAtacattttaaagtggccatatggatgagaatttggtatttattttggatttttatttgataaaacagcttcactgtgtttttctacttgaaaaaataatgcgaaagaacatataccaagtccatgttcacgtctcaataaacggcaaaacattaaacaatgtgtaaaatgtttgttattgtacgtacaataagaAACTTTTTAcgctttttgcatctttttgcaatgtattgagttatgaacatggacttggtatatgttattttgcattattttttcaagtagaaaaacatagtgaagctgttttatcaaataaaaatccaaaataaataccaaattctcatccatatggccactttaataattagaagtaaattttgcaacatcgtaaaccacaggcctcaTTACAGCACCGTCTGAAATATACCCgacatatacatatttcatattccACATCCATATTTACTTCATATTTCGTTGCTTCAACAGAAATATGTCGTTGCGTCAGTGCaataaggtcgtatctgctattactagtatattgtatagtagATATAGTGATGCAACGAATTGCTCTGGATTGTATATTTCGCTGCTTCAGCAAGAATGTGTGCTGTGGCATGCAAGAAAAGAAATTTTGTTGACATCCCATCCCATCACTAATTACTGTTAGTATTACTCTCACACACAGACCTTTAACTCAagatattgtttattttcatgttatagtactgtacatttacagcATTTGATGATCGCACTGGACGGAAGGAAAATCGTTTCACTACCATCAATGTTTCAGGTATAAAATGTTTGGGTTGTGGTTCTAATGATAGAGTCAGTTTGCAGCATCAGTCACTACCAGTACCATCCATTCCAGCCAGTGGACTAGAGGGCTTTGACTACATCAACATTGAATATTATGTGAAAGTGAGTATTTATGCAGTGGGTTAGAGGGCCTTCACTACATCAACATTGAAATTTATGTGAAAGTAAGTATTTATGCAGTGGGTTAGAGGGCCTTCACTACATCAACATTGAATATTATGTGAAAGTGAGTATTTATGCAGTGGGCTAGAGGGCCTTCACTACATCAACATTGAAAATTATGTGAAAGTGAGTATGTATGCAGTGGGTTAGAGGGCCTTCACTACATCAACATTGACAATTATGTGAGTATTTATGCAGTGGGTTAGCGGGCATTGACTAAATCAACATTGAAAATTATGTGAAAGTGAGTATTTATGCAGTGGGTTAGCGGGCATTGGCTAAATCAACATTTCATGCAGCTCCCAAGAGAGCTTTGAGTCCATGAATGATTTTGGTTACTTGTTGTGAATAATTTGTTCAATTTTGCTTATTTCACCAACACCTCAGTCCTTCTGTGTATGTCTTAGTACCTGTAGCTGATcggactgtgtgtgtgtgccactATTGTGTCACTCAATGAGGGGATGACTGGTCAGCATTGATAAGGATCTCATATCCAGttacttctaatgttgtctAGATCGTAAAAAAAACGCATGTGTGCCCAGTACAGTACAAGATATATCAGTTTCTGTAGTAGTTACTAACTGATAAAGATTTCTTCAGATTCAGTTACTTATCCTAACGTTGGTTCAATTTGTTCATACAATTTGTTCAATTTTCAGTTTCAAGCTGCCATTTCTGGTACTCCATTTGATTTAGAGGTGAAACTTCCAGTTATAATTGGTACCATACCTTTACAGCAAGTCTATGCTCAGAATTACAACACGGCACCACAACAGAATACTGATTTACCATCCCATTTACCTGGTGAATTGCCACCTCCTCCCCCAGAAGATCAAGGAGCACTATCCACAGCACTCTTACGTAAGTATAGAATAAAATTTACCGAATTCAGTTTGGTAtatatgataatgaaatgaatatgatagtatcatgcacctcagaaataaaaatctTCAAACTTTTGCCATGACTTTGAGAAAGCTAAAATCTATTCTCAGTAAtctcaagaaaaaaaatcaaacttcaCTGTGcattattttgaaatagtggtcaaaatgatgtcaaaattaagccattttaaaatccaatatggccaccatccaGTATGGCCACGGTCCAATATGGTCACTGAATTAATGGGAAATGAAAGTTCATCAGTTTCCCTGAAAACAAGATGGCAGGCTTTCAAATTTTTTCAATAATATGTAACAAGCTTTCATAAGTCAAAATTGGAAGTGATTTTAAAACTTTGATTTTTGGGGAAATCAGTTCTAGATATGAATTCTAGATGTGTTGTGacgttctgccctcaccggcctcctctcacaccgatgtgtgagggcgccccatcacggcataccttacagactaattcAAAAGGTAGTCAGATTAGAAACATCCTTAATCATTGCCTTAATTGGCTGAGATCAAACCATATATAGatgatctgatgacgtaatttattatacatgtagaaattgTCAAGGAAAGccctacatgtactatatactagtagtcaattattctaacaatgccagcaagtatttgtaatgtcataaaaggaatgcatcaacattaataaTTTAGTCAAGGTTTTGTGTAACCATTTTCACTTGAGTAGTTTATAAACTCGCTTCTGTCACTTCAGCAGGTAAAGGTTTGATTTATATCTCCTATATGGACTTATCAACTTGATGTAGagaatacaatttacaaaatattatacagCACAAAAATGGCACATCTGTAAGCCTTGACCACTTTTAAAGAAATCCAAATTTCTGatttaaatctatttttttatctttcttaCAAATCATATTAATTTGCTTTAATCCAGTGTTGCCGTaatttacatgatatataaatatgaatttttgtCTTCATAATTATCGTTTCAGCACCGCCACCATCATATGAAAGTATCTACTCTGGTCAGCAATCAATCAAAGATGATGATAATACTGACGATACATTTGGACGGACAAGCTTTGCACCGAAATATGCCTATTACAACTGGAATGCTAACCCAACACAATAAAAATTATGCAGCGAAGGGGCTAAAATGGTATCTTTGATAAGATCTGTTTACAGTAGCAATTGGTCGGATTGATGAATATTTTCCATCTTCTATGAAGCCATGTAGAATGTGACAATTCCTTGTGAAGCCAGAAATGGctcccatcactgccaccatgTAATATCAGATAATTAAAGTGTGGATCAATCTTGATAATCAAATGGTAGAGTGACCAGCTTAGAATCTGCAAGGAGCAGGTTCAACTTAAGCCTCACCActgttgtttatttctgtaaaaatgGCTCAAGTCATTAGACAAGATTGTacccccagtcaacccagctgtataaataaTGACCTGGTGGGATAGAGGTtaaatgtgaatgatttaattcGTATGCACTTATAGaagctgcaatggattgtttgCTCCCTGGGGAGTTTAAGAAGTATAAAAGGTCAATTTGTGGATAGGTACATGCCAGGGGGAACAGTTGTGGAGTGCTTAGTGTGGGAAATCACCACATGAAAACTAATATTTGTCCGTCCATCCATTCTTGGTTCTGTCCATCtgaaatacatcatttctctgacatgcaatatcaatttcattcaaacctggcacaaaggtaacatgtcATATTGAATAtaatgcacatcactttgtttcatgacatatgcaaatttgaccaaatggcgACAATATTtatagttaaaaatcaatatttactacacaaatcaaacactgctatacatagagactccattcaagtgtctacccccatattacaAGATGCAAGCTTTCTTTAAAGAAATTACTGTTTTACCTTGACGACCTTCAGGGTCACTTATCAAAACCAAACCATTTCTTGCCTATCAGACATACTTTGTATgataataatttgtttgttgccaatttctttAAATATGTTTAGATATGAACATTTGTATCATGTGGTCACATGTACTTaagttatcatttcaaattgtGGACAAAAttttctaataataataatttgatttCTTAAAAGGTACACTACACTACGTCTCAGTGCTCTTTACAATACTCAAAACGTGAACAAGTGAACACTAAAGTAGTTCAGTAGGGCTATAGGCatcacaaaatgtgtgtgtgtgtgtgtgtgtgtgtatgtgtgtgtgtcaaaaacTGCCCAAATGATTGCCTTAAAGATTTAGTGGAGATATTATTCTGGATGTCTAGATGAGAAATTACTCAAATAAAAGTGATCCGATCTGGTTTTCAAGTTACATCCAAAAGAGGGATTTTCCATAAGTTTGTCCTTTACAGTGGAAGTCCATGATGTATGGTTATACAATATTACATAATCATCTGGCCAACATACATGCCATGTTCCATTATCCAGTAtgtgtgttttcatgtttgaagtTTGTTTCTCTCACTgcatgtgggttttttttcacttcttatttataatacatagatgtatttttctatttaaaaattatattaatttattaactTTTTCCATTCTTGTTCTTTGTCTTTTATATCTAAGAGTGTGACCTATCCAATTTCTCATTGTGGGATAAAAATAAGATATTTTtaacacaaatatttgtaaaaatggtTTGTTCATATTGttatcaaatgtatattttgttatttacatgaaataaacaatttctAAAATTAATTGATCGAGGAGGCGATCAGGAAAAAACGTAAAcgtgtaccacgaaggtcaatccaggcaaaataacgaaggtaaaatagcaatgaacgattagcagACATATaaatcggattttaatcagattgatgatGGAAGCAAAAGTGACGATATTTGCTGCCCAATTGTACCAATTGTgcagtctatctgctagaccacggatgttcttccgataacaTCGCTATCGACAATGGAacaaaaataacagtgatagccaactacaataatagtccgaacgagattactttccacaggatgtggatttcacatgcataaggagatgtctctaattagctctaaccaatacagggaggtacttagccagacaccttccatcttgttttgggagaaagacaattatcaccttgattgttACTGATTTGAAGGAGagaactccaaaggtgaaaaaaaatgaaaataagactgTGTAGGAGGCAATTTAGCGGcacaaaatatcaaaccatagacataatttaaagtcttgcaatgcttgaatatggtaacaAAATATACCAGAATtaaaacaattatgctatgcattacatattatctggaagacAGTGTATTTTGTTCTGGCAAAGCTGatagatattttgcggatgtgcacttggtaaatgacttctcctgaagtttaatttggttttaaaaaatcctGAATAAAGAGCAAAGCATTTCAAAGACTTTCAGAATTTTGACTGTTCAGCCcactcccatggtcgtaaacttttgctcaattctttttagtgcacattggatatgcacgAGCTTAATTTAATGcgtgtatgcatcatcagagccaagtaaacaaatgtataaggtattatataatttgaaatagaCTCAAATATatactgttacatgtactgttcagaaaatataaagaaatatccttaattttgaaacaaatgcgaagcccgcatgaggacatattgcccatcaccaaaaaaataaatgggtaggttgaacagctttttcatttttcctggccttatgtcgtatctttcaaagtagttgccgaaaagatatcacattcaaagtaaaatacaacaaattttatagtgctttctcaaataagtaacacaacaacaaaaatcattttCCTTACCCTACTCCCAACATTTTATGGCCCtcctttatgtcggaacccaaggtgagctcagtgaattctccttgtcattatcattataatggaaataattgaagtttggattttgatgtcgaatgtacaactctgtttacaaattcagggccattctttccatgaTAGCAAAGTGTCGCATCAAAATGAAtttaacgctagtgtcagtgcaatgagataattatatcaaacaacattttaaccaaagacaacgtcgaacacaattattgaaagtggatcttcaaagagtggatcttaaactgcgtacctaattaactttaatagtttttcagggccaccaaatattccaaaaacaGCTCTGCcttttttatcagtaaatgttctaaaataaggaacaagatgtaagtGAGGTCGagtgcatcttcggagtcactgtatgcagcaggcgacctcacgttgaacgactttttccgtctttttttttttttttgagtctcactcgctgacattataattgcgacttgctatcttcaaatgaaggagacatTCAAGataagactactgttactcgcagaaaatgcacagtgcatgtgcgcacttcttttgtactttcccgcacaaagaatttttaatttgctatgcagcaaaaaagttacaatttttaactcgacacatttttattcaaagttaagccagcgtacaatagagatataagatacatgttAACGAGGAGTGTACAGTAACTTTTGACTGTAGTGacccatcaatttaaatcgggcatgctaggaatcgtcacgtaaataacgattttaataacatcgctatgtatttaAAAAGTTGCTAAATATTTCTTGCTTTTTccccaaaatctcagggggacGCTGCCCcccaggctacggtactgatgTTTATGTATCATGTAAcctaaaaatattcaaattgcaacaaagttatatacaagttgtataaaaaatacctacattgtctccccatgaaaaaggtatccatggtaacatttctaCACGGTTCAGTGAGGgggtttatttatatttgtgtaccCCAAATCAACATTGTCTAGCTTCTAGGGTTCGTACGTGCAGTGATTGCTGCTGTACCAAAATGCCTCTAAGCAGAGCTAGCTATTCTAGCTAGAGGTGCTGGAAGGTACAGTGGGTGGACAGATACTTGTGGTATGGTAGCATATTAATGAGTTCTATTTGatgagtagtttttttttttttaattatatttacatcTCTCTGAACGTCTAAAAGAcactttttttcagaaataatatttgaaaagattaACATAAAAAGGAGATGTCCGTTCAAACCAAGTCACCCTACACCAAACACTAAAACAGTAAGTTCATCATGTTGC
It includes:
- the LOC144445736 gene encoding arrestin domain-containing protein 3-like, which encodes MGLTAYSILFEDNKEVYNPGEIVAGYVMIDLSEPLQCRGVFIRFLGEGLVRWTESEGSGDNQRTVCCIANTVYFHEIQNLWGKDVGNTSGENLTLPAGFHQYSFHFQLPSTGLPTSFEGKDHGRVRYSIKSNIERPWRFDHTAIKVFTVTGNYPLDLNMIPDATIAQEDENQKTVCCLCCASGPIIMTATIDRKGYVPGDTIITGVDISNKSSRSIHNTTATLVQYCTFTAFDDRTGRKENRFTTINVSGIKCLGCGSNDRVSLQHQSLPVPSIPASGLEGFDYINIEYYVKFQAAISGTPFDLEVKLPVIIGTIPLQQVYAQNYNTAPQQNTDLPSHLPGELPPPPPEDQGALSTALLPPPPSYESIYSGQQSIKDDDNTDDTFGRTSFAPKYAYYNWNANPTQ